In Macadamia integrifolia cultivar HAES 741 chromosome 1, SCU_Mint_v3, whole genome shotgun sequence, a single window of DNA contains:
- the LOC122077196 gene encoding protein SIEVE ELEMENT OCCLUSION B-like isoform X2 — protein MLSMVASTPRSRTPAISNDEADLEGEQILATNDDVADFEGEGHSQFTTLEDNVMMKQILTTHDNHNFHKDLHVSSLMESLDEKSQKVDFVGMLEALACTIHKISCEISSKCSKGESGGGDAHSITVALFKSLSKFSWDAKVLVALTAFTITYGEFWLVEELYLTHPLAMSIALLKQLPNIFEQSEKLRPIFKELWRLIKAMFNVTKCIIQFHELPPQYISPDQPPMLVATTFIPTAVYWTIRSVVTCTSQIIGLIGLDHKSIPLTTEASEMSSLAQKVNNIHENLTKQLGLCNQHITEKKQVEHYNTLVELFETTHVDNMKILKPLIDNEDDSQPFLQQSMGKRVGVEILRGVYVSLLISDLNISQEEVVILKELTRVVLWLPVVDRSLPWTKARQRDFDRVQSNISGEWYSIHPSLIHPAVIKYAKEIWHFNKKPILVSLDSEGRVHNPNCFHTVWIWGWWGRTLPEEERLWRTEAWRLQILVETGFDHLGRDENLLDWIRGEQFICLYGGENIDWIRDFTTTTREVAQAIGIPFQMMYMGKRNPNKEQVRKNIDIITIEKLSYCWKDLTLIWYFWIRLESMLYFTMQLGNTIDNDPIMKGIMKLLIFDASEHGWALISKGSEIMAIAKGDIILTCFKEYNDRWKENAKIKGFILALIDHLEQLHTPHHCNCLILPETEDRMIPKILVCTECGCPMEKSVSLTAMYSCCND, from the exons atgcTAAGCATGGTGGCAAGCACTCCGAGATCAAGGACTCCGGCCATCAGTAATGATGAAGCAGATCTTGAAGGTGAGCAAATTCTGGCCACCAACGATGATGTAGCAGATTTTGAGGGTGAGGGTCACAGTCAGTTCACCACCTTAGAAGACAATGTGAtgatgaagcagatcctgaccaCCCATGATAATCATAATTTTCACAAG gaccTGCATGTTTCTTCACTAATGGAAAGCTTGGATGAGAAGTCCCAAAAGGTCGACTTCGTAGGTATGCTTGAAGCATTGGCTTGCACCATACACAAGATCTCTTGCGAG ATATCCAGCAAGTGCTCTAAGGGTGAGAGTGGGGGTGGGGATGCACACTCGATAACAGTGGCACTGTTCAAGTCCCTATCAAAATTCTCTTGGGATGCAAAGGTGTTGGTGGCCTTAACAGCCTTTACCATCACCTATGGGGAGTTCTGGCTGGTTGAGGAGCTCTACCTAACACATCCGTTGGCCATGTCCATAGCGCTACTGAAGCAATTACCTAACATATTTGAGCAATCGGAGAAACTAAGGCCCATTTTTAAAGAGCTATGGAGACTTATCAAAGCCATGTTCAATGTGACCAAATGCATCATCCAATTCCATGAGCTACCACCTCAGTACATCTCCCCGGACCAACCACCCATGTTGGTGGCAACCACCTTCATCCCCACTGCTGTTTACTGGACCATCAGGAGCGTCGTCACCTGTACATCCCAGATTATTGGCCTTATTGGTTTGGATCATAA ATCTATTCCATTGACCACTGAAGCTAGTGAGATGTCAAGCTTAGCACAAAAGGTCAACAACATACATGAAAACCTTACAAAGCAACTCGGTCTTTGCAATCAACATATTA CTGAGAAGAAACAGGTCGAACATTATAACACACTGGTGGAACTCTTTGAAACAACCCATGTTGACAACATGAAGATTCTCAAGCCATTGATTGACAATGAGGATGATTCGCAGCCATTTCTTCAACAATCCATGGGAAaaagg GTTGGTGTTGAAATACTGAGAGGGGTGTATGTATCATTGCTAATATCGGACTTGAACATCTCCCAAGAAGAAGTCGTGATTCTGAAAGAGTTGACGAGAGTCGTATTGTGGCTCCCCGTGGTGGATAGGTCCCTCCCATGGACCAAAGCCAGGCAAAGAGACTTTGACCGAGTGCAGTCAAATATATCAGGAGAGTGGTACTCAATACACCCTTCCTTGATCCATCCAGCAGTGATAAAGTACGCCAAGGAGATATGGCACTTTAACAAGAAGCCAATCCTTGTTAGTTTGGACTCAGAGGGCAGGGTTCATAACCCCAACTGCTTCCATACTGTGTGGATTTGGGGATGGTGGGGCAGAACTTTACCCGAAGAGGAAAGGTTGTGGAGGACAGAGGCCTGGAGACTTCAAATCTTGGTAGAAACTGGATTTGATCACTTAGGACGCGATGAAAACTTACTCGATTGG ATACGTGGAGAACAATTCATTTGCCTATATGGAGGAGAAAACATAGATTGGATAAGGGACTTCACGACAACAACAAGAGAAGTGGCACAGGCAATAGGTATCCCATTCCAGATGATGTACATGGGGAAGAGAAACCCAAATAAGGAGCAAGTAAGGAAGAACATCGACATTATCACCATAGAAAAACTTAGTTATTGCTGGAAAGACCTCACACTCATCTGGTACTTCTGGATCAGACTAGAGAGCATGTTATACTTCACGATGCAGCTTGGCAACACCATCGATAATGACCCTATAATGAAGGGGATCATGAAATTGCTCATCTTCGATGCCAGTGAGCATGGATGGGCGTTGATAAGTAAGGGATCAGAAATCATGGCCATAGCCAAGGGGGACATCATCTTGACATGCTTCAAGGAGTATAACGATAGGTGGAAAGAAAACGCTAAAATTAAGGGTTTCATTCTGGCACTCATTGATCACTTGGAACAGCTGCACACCCCACATCACTGCAATTGCCTCATCCTGCCGGAGACCGAAGACCGGATGATCCCCAAGATACTGGTTTGTACTGAGTGTGGCTGCCCTATGGAGAAGTCTGTGTCCTTGACTGCCATGTACAGCTGCTGCAACGATTAG
- the LOC122077196 gene encoding protein SIEVE ELEMENT OCCLUSION B-like isoform X1 encodes MLSMVASTPRSRTPAISNDEADLEGEQILATNDDVADFEGEGHSQFTTLEDNVMMKQILTTHDNHNFHKVDLKPHLQLIEEILRHSTTLKRTNIHDLHVSSLMESLDEKSQKVDFVGMLEALACTIHKISCEISSKCSKGESGGGDAHSITVALFKSLSKFSWDAKVLVALTAFTITYGEFWLVEELYLTHPLAMSIALLKQLPNIFEQSEKLRPIFKELWRLIKAMFNVTKCIIQFHELPPQYISPDQPPMLVATTFIPTAVYWTIRSVVTCTSQIIGLIGLDHKSIPLTTEASEMSSLAQKVNNIHENLTKQLGLCNQHITEKKQVEHYNTLVELFETTHVDNMKILKPLIDNEDDSQPFLQQSMGKRVGVEILRGVYVSLLISDLNISQEEVVILKELTRVVLWLPVVDRSLPWTKARQRDFDRVQSNISGEWYSIHPSLIHPAVIKYAKEIWHFNKKPILVSLDSEGRVHNPNCFHTVWIWGWWGRTLPEEERLWRTEAWRLQILVETGFDHLGRDENLLDWIRGEQFICLYGGENIDWIRDFTTTTREVAQAIGIPFQMMYMGKRNPNKEQVRKNIDIITIEKLSYCWKDLTLIWYFWIRLESMLYFTMQLGNTIDNDPIMKGIMKLLIFDASEHGWALISKGSEIMAIAKGDIILTCFKEYNDRWKENAKIKGFILALIDHLEQLHTPHHCNCLILPETEDRMIPKILVCTECGCPMEKSVSLTAMYSCCND; translated from the exons atgcTAAGCATGGTGGCAAGCACTCCGAGATCAAGGACTCCGGCCATCAGTAATGATGAAGCAGATCTTGAAGGTGAGCAAATTCTGGCCACCAACGATGATGTAGCAGATTTTGAGGGTGAGGGTCACAGTCAGTTCACCACCTTAGAAGACAATGTGAtgatgaagcagatcctgaccaCCCATGATAATCATAATTTTCACAAGGTTGATCTCAAGCCCCATCTCCAACTCATTGAGGAAATTCTCCGACACTCCACCACTCTCAAACGCACCAATATTcat gaccTGCATGTTTCTTCACTAATGGAAAGCTTGGATGAGAAGTCCCAAAAGGTCGACTTCGTAGGTATGCTTGAAGCATTGGCTTGCACCATACACAAGATCTCTTGCGAG ATATCCAGCAAGTGCTCTAAGGGTGAGAGTGGGGGTGGGGATGCACACTCGATAACAGTGGCACTGTTCAAGTCCCTATCAAAATTCTCTTGGGATGCAAAGGTGTTGGTGGCCTTAACAGCCTTTACCATCACCTATGGGGAGTTCTGGCTGGTTGAGGAGCTCTACCTAACACATCCGTTGGCCATGTCCATAGCGCTACTGAAGCAATTACCTAACATATTTGAGCAATCGGAGAAACTAAGGCCCATTTTTAAAGAGCTATGGAGACTTATCAAAGCCATGTTCAATGTGACCAAATGCATCATCCAATTCCATGAGCTACCACCTCAGTACATCTCCCCGGACCAACCACCCATGTTGGTGGCAACCACCTTCATCCCCACTGCTGTTTACTGGACCATCAGGAGCGTCGTCACCTGTACATCCCAGATTATTGGCCTTATTGGTTTGGATCATAA ATCTATTCCATTGACCACTGAAGCTAGTGAGATGTCAAGCTTAGCACAAAAGGTCAACAACATACATGAAAACCTTACAAAGCAACTCGGTCTTTGCAATCAACATATTA CTGAGAAGAAACAGGTCGAACATTATAACACACTGGTGGAACTCTTTGAAACAACCCATGTTGACAACATGAAGATTCTCAAGCCATTGATTGACAATGAGGATGATTCGCAGCCATTTCTTCAACAATCCATGGGAAaaagg GTTGGTGTTGAAATACTGAGAGGGGTGTATGTATCATTGCTAATATCGGACTTGAACATCTCCCAAGAAGAAGTCGTGATTCTGAAAGAGTTGACGAGAGTCGTATTGTGGCTCCCCGTGGTGGATAGGTCCCTCCCATGGACCAAAGCCAGGCAAAGAGACTTTGACCGAGTGCAGTCAAATATATCAGGAGAGTGGTACTCAATACACCCTTCCTTGATCCATCCAGCAGTGATAAAGTACGCCAAGGAGATATGGCACTTTAACAAGAAGCCAATCCTTGTTAGTTTGGACTCAGAGGGCAGGGTTCATAACCCCAACTGCTTCCATACTGTGTGGATTTGGGGATGGTGGGGCAGAACTTTACCCGAAGAGGAAAGGTTGTGGAGGACAGAGGCCTGGAGACTTCAAATCTTGGTAGAAACTGGATTTGATCACTTAGGACGCGATGAAAACTTACTCGATTGG ATACGTGGAGAACAATTCATTTGCCTATATGGAGGAGAAAACATAGATTGGATAAGGGACTTCACGACAACAACAAGAGAAGTGGCACAGGCAATAGGTATCCCATTCCAGATGATGTACATGGGGAAGAGAAACCCAAATAAGGAGCAAGTAAGGAAGAACATCGACATTATCACCATAGAAAAACTTAGTTATTGCTGGAAAGACCTCACACTCATCTGGTACTTCTGGATCAGACTAGAGAGCATGTTATACTTCACGATGCAGCTTGGCAACACCATCGATAATGACCCTATAATGAAGGGGATCATGAAATTGCTCATCTTCGATGCCAGTGAGCATGGATGGGCGTTGATAAGTAAGGGATCAGAAATCATGGCCATAGCCAAGGGGGACATCATCTTGACATGCTTCAAGGAGTATAACGATAGGTGGAAAGAAAACGCTAAAATTAAGGGTTTCATTCTGGCACTCATTGATCACTTGGAACAGCTGCACACCCCACATCACTGCAATTGCCTCATCCTGCCGGAGACCGAAGACCGGATGATCCCCAAGATACTGGTTTGTACTGAGTGTGGCTGCCCTATGGAGAAGTCTGTGTCCTTGACTGCCATGTACAGCTGCTGCAACGATTAG